Proteins from one Solenopsis invicta isolate M01_SB chromosome 11, UNIL_Sinv_3.0, whole genome shotgun sequence genomic window:
- the LOC105193252 gene encoding uncharacterized protein K02A2.6, with protein sequence MVTQIKKEYAEVFKDEPNAHIKKFKAEITFKEGVSPIFHRAYEMPYALKPKVEEEISKMVKSGILTKVTHSDWASPVVIVPKKNSSDIRICVDFKKTLNRVIDRDHCVLPLPEDIFACLSGSVVLCVLDLKRAYQQLVIGENSKKLFTINTHLGLFKFNRLTYGVSAAPGIFQSCMETILAGISNAKCYLDDILIYGSSLTECYDYVRQVLERLREYNVKVNESKCKFFRESVEFLGHRIDAQGVHPLDDKVECIKKAPSPQNRTQLKSFLGMLNYYGKFIPMLSSILKPLYDLCGNSNGKFQWSEECERVFQESKKLLTESNVLIHFNPKLPIIVTCDASGYGVGAVLSHKIDGDLRPVLFASSTLSKAEQRYSNIERESLALIFALKKFHKYLYGRKFTLITDHQPLQFIFGKNKSIPVTAAARITRWALSLSAYDYELEYKPGKLIANADSLSRLPVEGRTGISESLNSFSLVNELPFDANDIADITKKDIILAKVLELTLSGWPNTIKNKIELGPYFKRRHELSVENNCLLVGNKVIIPKILQKEILQLFHEQHLGIVRTKMLMRAYCWWPGINEDIERFINNCKVCQQTQNFTSKGALLPWPSAPHNFYRVHIDFFHKYGYTFLILIDCKSKWLEVKLMEESTNAKKTIMRLKEIFAVFGLPVELVSDNGPDFGSIEFVNFCQTNGITIIKAPPYHPQSNGIAERGVQTVKKSLSRALFHESGKSVSKNIIVSGLLIFLFTYRATPSSVTGISPAQDLFKVRPRTRFDLIKPSCCKSKLREGTLLSKKIHSFAVNQNVYVKNNQTKLWQIGKIVKIVSHCTYLVQVGGSIRFIHANDIRPNISNNIENQQGTNQKEGVPSSRPISSSKILNNNNDIIALDTPLFNAVSPQQQDREIERKEESAEEVPINVEENKKTVNSPTVKDVTVNTPKVFKTTRSGRIIRSPVKLNL encoded by the coding sequence atggtaacacaaattaaaaaagagtATGCAGAAGTATTTAAGGATGAACCAAACgcacatataaaaaagtttaaagcagAGATTACATTCAAAGAAGGTGTCAGTCCGATATTTCATAGAGCATATGAAATGCCCTACGCCTTAAAACCAAAAGTCGAAGAGGAAATATCAAAAATGGTCAAATCTGGTATTTTAACAAAGGTAACACATAGCGATTGGGCAAGTCCGGTAGTAATAGTACCGAAGAAAAATAGTTCAGATATTCGAATTTGTGTAGACTTTAAAAAAACTCTAAATAGAGTAATAGATAGAGATCACTGTGTGTTGCCTTTGCCCGAGGATATATTTGCATGTTTGAGTGGTAGTGTGGTTTTATGTGTGCTGGATCTAAAAAGAGCGTATCAACAGTTAGTAATAggagaaaattcaaaaaaattgtttacaataaatACGCACTTAGGGTTATTCAAGTTTAATCGTCTGACATATGGAGTTAGCGCAGCTCCTGGAATTTTTCAGTCGTGCATGGAAACGATACTAGCGGGTATTTCAAATGCTAAATGCTACTTAgacgatattttaatttatggttCCTCTTTAACCGAATGTTATGATTATGTACGACAAGTGCTGGAACGTTTGAGAGAGTACAATGTAAAGGTGAACGAATCAAAATGTAAGTTCTTTAGAGAAAGTGTAGAATTTTTAGGTCACAGAATTGATGCACAGGGAGTTCACCCTTTGGATGATAAAGTCGAATGCATAAAAAAAGCACCTTCACCTCAAAATCGTACTCAACTAAAGTCATTTCTGGGTATGTTAAATTACTATGGGAAGTTTATACCTATGCTTTCGTCAATACTTAAACCACTCTATGACTTGTGTGGAAATTCAAATGGGAAGTTTCAGTGGTCCGAGGAATGCGAGCGAGTATTTCAAGAAAGTAAGAAATTACTTACAGAGAGTAACGTACTCATACACTTTAACCCAAAATTACCAATTATTGTAACTTGTGATGCGAGTGGATACGGAGTAGGAGCCGTGTTAAGTCATAAGATAGATGGAGATTTGAGACCTGTTTTGTTTGCGTCCAGTACATTATCAAAAGCCGAGCAACGTTATTCTAACATTGAGAGAGAAAGTTTAGCACTTATAtttgcgttaaaaaaatttcataaatatttgtatggAAGGAAATTTACGTTAATAACTGACCACCAACCGCTACAGTTTATTTTCGGGAAAAATAAAAGCATACCAGTTACTGCTGCAGCACGAATTACACGTTGGGCATTATCGTTATCTGCTTATGATTACGAATTAGAGTACAAACCAGGAAAGTTAATAGCAAATGCGGATAGTTTGTCTAGATTACCAGTGGAAGGGAGGACAGGAATTTCAGAATCTTTGAATTCATTTAGTTTAGTTAATGAACTCCCTTTTGATGCAAATGATATTGCTGACATCACAAAAAAAGACATAATTCTAGCTAAAGTATTAGAACTAACACTTTCGGGATGGCCAAACactattaagaataaaattgaacTGGGACCATATTTTAAGAGGAGACATGAATTATCGGTAGAGAACAATTGTCTTTTAGTAGGTAATAAAGTCATTATTCCAAAGATATTACAAAAGGAAATATTACAACTATTCCATGAGCAACATTTAGGTATAGTCCgaacaaaaatgttaatgaGAGCTTACTGTTGGTGGCCAGGTATTAACGAAGATATCGagcgatttataaataattgtaaggTTTGTCAACAAACACAAAACTTTACGAGTAAGGGTGCACTTCTACCTTGGCCGAGCGCACCTCATAACTTTTATAGAGTGCACATAGATTTCTTCCATAAATATGGGTATACATTTCTTATATTGATAGATTGTAAGTCAAAATGGCTAGAAGTAAAATTAATGGAAGAAAGCACCAATGCGAAAAAGACTATTATGCggctaaaagaaatatttgcagTTTTTGGTTTGCCTGTTGAGTTGGTATCAGATAATGGACCAGATTTCGGTTCCAtagaatttgttaatttttgccAAACCAATGggataacaataataaaagcaCCGCCTTATCACCCACAAAGTAATGGAATCGCGGAACGGGGAGTACAAACGGTAAAAAAAAGTCTGTCAAGAGCTCTTTTCCATGAGTCAGGAAAGAGCGTCAGCAAAAACATAATAGTCTCTggtttactaatttttttgtttacttatagAGCGACTCCGTCAAGCGTTACGGGTATATCCCCGGCACAGGATCTTTTTAAAGTTCGTCCGAGAACTAGATTTGATCTTATTAAACCTTCATGTTGTAAAAGCAAATTGAGGGAAGGGACtcttttatcaaagaaaatacaTTCATTTGCTGTAAATCAAAATGTTTACGTTAAGAATAATCAAACTAAATTGTGGCAGATaggaaaaatagtaaaaattgtaAGTCATTGTACATATCTAGTGCAAGTAGGAGGTAGTATAAGATTTATACATGCGAACGATATAAGACCGAACATAAGTAATAACATAGAGAACCAACAAGGAACAAATCAAAAAGAAGGTGTACCTTCTAGTCGTCCAATATCTAGCAGTAAGATATTGAATAATAACAATGATATTATAGCATTAGACACGCCTTTATTTAATGCGGTATCACCTCAACAACAAGACCGAGAAATCGAACGAAAGGAGGAATCAGCAGAGGAGGTCCCAATTAATGTAGAGGAAAATAAGAAGACTGTAAACTCACCCACAGTGAAGGATGTAACAGTAAACACCCctaaagtttttaaaactaCTCGTTCGGGAAGAATAATAAGATCAccagtaaaattaaatttataa